One Streptomyces umbrinus genomic window, GGTCCTGCGTGGCGATCTCCGCGGCCGCCGCGATGGCCCGTTTGAAGGCCGCCGCGGTCCTGGGGTTCTCGGAGGCGTAGCCGCGGGTCGTGACGTAGCCGCTGATCGGTATGGACTCCACGGGGGCGGAGCCGCCGTCGACGAGGACGCGGGCGTTCAGGTCGTTCTGGATGGCGCTGTTGAAGGGCTCGGCCGCGTGGACGGCGTCGACCTGTCCCTTCTCCAGGGCGGGCCCCATCTGGGGGAAGGCGATCTGCCGGTACTCGGGGCGGCCGGCGCCCTGTTGGTCGAGGATCGCGTTCAGCGTCAGTGACTGGATGTTGTTGAGGATGTTGACGGCGACCTTCTTGCCCTTGAGGTCGGCGACGCTCCTGATGTCCGAGTCCTGGGGCACGAGGACGTCCATCATGTGCGGCGCGCCCCGTGCTCCCTCGGCGAGGATGCGGAGGTCGAGGGTGCCCTTCTCGTGGGCCTGGAGGAAGGTGACGTAGTTCGCGCTCGCGATGACGTCGACCTGCCCCTTCGACAGGGCGGGCAGTGCCTGGATGCTCTGCTGGACGGGCTGGATGCGCACGTCCAGGCCCTCCTTCTTGAACAGGCCGCGGTCCTGCGCGATGTAGAGGGGTGCGTCGTCGGCCAACGGGAGGGCGGCGACGGTGATGCTCGACCTCTCCAGCCCGTTGCCCCCGGCGTTACTGGAATCGGAGTCGTCGGAGTCGCCGCCGCAGGCCGCCAGAGTCATCACCAGGGCGATCGCGGCGACGGTCGGTTTTCCCGTACGGAAGCGGGCTCGGCGCGTCGGCATGCGCGCATGATGCCCTCCACTTGACGTGATCACCACACACTTATGCGCCGTTCCCGCGGCCTTCGGGAAAATGCGAAAGCACATTCGCGCCGCCGGTCGCCGGAGCCCGCGCACACGCCCTTGCCGCCCCGCCGCGGCCGGGTCACCGTGGTGGCGTGACCTCACGAGCGACGCCCACGCCACCCGCCGGGGGACCCGGTCCGGACGCCGGCCCGGACGCCGTCCCCGACGTCTTCGACCCCCGGCAGTACGCCGCCGGTGTCCCCCACGCCGCCTACCGCGTCCTGCGCGACCACCACCCCGTGGCCTGGCAGCAGGAGCACGAGGTTCTCGGCCGGCCGGCCGGGCCCCGCTTCTGGGCGGTCACCCGGCACGCCGATGTGGTCCGGGTCCTGAAGGACTCGGAGACGTACTCCTCGTATCTCGGGGCGACCCAGATCAGGGATCCGGACCCGGACGACCTGCCGTTCGTCCGGCGGATGATGCCCAATCAGGATCTGCCGGGGCACGGGAGGTTGAGGCGTCTCGTCAGCCGGGCGTTCACGCGTCGACCACTTCGCGTCGGTCGCACGCACCCGGGCCCGCTCGCTGTTCGAGCAGGCGGTGGCGACCGCACATAGGAACGACGGCACGTGCGACCTCGCCACCGATGTCACCGACGACTACGCGCTGCTCAACCTCGCGGATCTGCTCGGTGTACCGGAGAGCGACCGCGGGCTGCTGCTGCACTGGACCCAGCGGGTCATCGGCTACCAGGACCCGGACGAGGCGGGCCCGCCCGTGCTCGACGCCGTGGGCAGACCGGTCAACCCGCGCTCCCCGGCGGCACTGCGGGACATGTTCGCGTACGCCCGGGAGCTGGCCGGACACAAGCGGCGGCATCCCGGCGACGACGTGATGACCGTGCTCGCGGCCGACGGTGAACTCGCCGCCGCGGAACTGGAGATGTTCTTCTTCCTGCTGACGGTCGCGGGCAACGACACGGTACGCGGCGCTGCTCCCGGCGGGCTGCTGGCGCTGGCCGAGCACCCGGAGGCGTACGCCCAACTGCACTCCGGTGTCGTCGACTTGGAGTCGGCCGTCGACGAACTCCTGCGGTGGCACCCGCCGGTGCTCACCTTCCGCCGCACGGCCGTGCGCGACACCGAGCCGGCCGGGACGCCGGTCCGCGCCGGGGACAAGGTGGTGGTCTTCCACGCCTCCGCCAACCACGACGAGCGGGTGTTCGCCGAGCCGCACCGGCTCGACCTGGCGCGTACGCCGAATCCGCGCGTCTCCTTCGGGGACGGACCGCACGTCTGCCTGGGCGCGCACTTCGCCCGGCTGCAGCTGCGGGTGCTGTACGAGGAGGCGCTGCGCGCCCTGCCCGTGCCGCCGCGCGTCGCCGGGCCGCCCCGGCGGCTCGTCTCCAACTTCATCAACGGCCTGAAGTCGCTGCCGCTGCACGTGGCCTGAGCCGGCCGGTCCGGCTGGGCCCCCTGAGGTACGGGTTGACGATCCATTGACCTGCAACTTAGGTTTGCCTTACCTAAGTGGTTTTCGCCTCCGAAAGGCCAACTGCCCATGAGATCCGCCGTGTTCGCCCGTGCCACCCGAATCGCCGCCGTCGGTGCCACCGCCGCCGCGCTGACGGTCGGGCTCGCCACCTCCGCCTCGGCCGCCACCGCCACGCGGTCCGTGACGGTGAGCGGAACGACGTACAACCTGTCGCTGACGGCCCCCGACGCCCTGTCGGCCGCCGGGCAGAACATCACCGTCTCCGGCAGCGGCTACAACACCCTCCAGGGCGTCTACGTCGGCCTGTGCGTGATACCCGACGGCGTCGTGCCCGGGGACCCGTCGACGTACACCTCCCGGCCGACCCCCTGCCTGGGCGGCGCGGACCAGTCCGGCACCACGGGCGCCTCGCACTGGGTGTCGAACTTCGGCGGCGGCACGGTCGCGAACAGCTCCACCTACGGCTCCGGCGGCTCCTTCGACGTCAGCGTGCACGTGAACCCGAACATCGCCTCCGGCCAGGTCTGCGGCACGGACGTCGACTGCGCCATCGTGACGCGCGCCGACCACACGGCGAGCGGCACCCGCTCGTACGACGTCTACATCCCGGTCACCTTCTCGTGACCGCGCCTCTCAGAACCCGGGGGCGGAGCGATGTGCTCCGCCCCCGGGCGGCGGGCGCCCTCGTGGGGATCACGGCGGTGGTCCTCACCGCCGTCGTCGTCAGCACGCCCGCCGTCGGCGCCGACGACCAGCCGGGGACGAAGGGGTATGAGCAGACGGCCCGCCTCACGACCGTCGGCAAGCCGCTCGACCTGCTGGTGCACCCCGAGTCGGGGAAGCTGTACGTCGGTTCCGACGCCGTCGCCGGTACGACGGGCGGGAGCCTCGCCGGGGTCTATGTCGTCGACCCGGCCTCCGGGAACGTACTGAACTGGGTGAAGACCTCGCCCGGCAGCACGGGCGCACCCGCCCAGCTTCCGGGCAAACGGCTCGTCGGGCCGCTGCCGGGCGACGGGGTGCACTACCTGGTCGGGCTGCGCGGGATCGCCGCCGTGAAGGACGGCGACGCGGCGGGGCGCGGGGGCTGGCTCACCGGCACGACGATCACGCAGGCCAAGGCCGGTGCGAAAGCCGGCACGGTCGTGGTCGTACGCGGGACGAAACTGGAGGAGGTCACCGTCGGCGAGACCTCGGTGACCGTGGAGCGCTCCCTGACCCTGCCGGCCGCCGGCGGTCCGCTCGCCGTGGACACCGCCGCCGGGCAGATCTGGGTCACCGACAACACCGACAGCCTGCTGCTCAGGGTCGGTTCGGCCGACTTCACGCCGGACGGCAAGGAGATCCCGCTGGCCGCGGGAGCCGCGGTGTCCTTCCTGGAGTGGGACACCGAGCACGGAGTGCTGTGGGCCGGGCGCGGCACCGTACTGGAGGCGTACGACATCGCCACCGGCAAACTGGCCGCCTCCTTCGACGCGAAGCCCGGCGACACCATCGCGGATGTCGCCGTGGACCCGCACTCCGACCGGGCGTTCGCCGTGTGGCAGGACTGGGGCAACCCGCCGGAGGAGGGGGACGGCGTGGGGCAGCTCGCGGTGTACGACACGGCGACGCTCAAGGACCTCGACATGGGCGCCGAACTGCCGGGCGTCAACGGCCAGTTGGGCAGCTCGTCCGTCGCGGTGACACCGGGCGGCGATTCGGTGTTCGTCGCGAGCCCGTCCGAGGCCTCGCTCACCGTGTTCCGGGCGCCGGTGCCGCCGCCGCCCTCGGAGTCGCCGTCACCGTCCGACCCGGGGTCGCCTTCGCCCTCGGACCCGGCCTCGCCCAGCCCCTCGGACGGAACGTCCGAGCCGTCGCCCGGCGACTCGGGACCGGACGCCGACCCGACCGGCTCCGGCACCATCGTTCCCGTCGACGGTCCGACCGCCGACGGAGACAGCGCGGGCGGCACGGGAAGCGGTGGCGCGCGGACCACCACCGGTGGCGGCTCGCTCGACACCACCGGCGACGGCTCGCTCGCCTCGACCGGCACCGACGTGCTCCTGCCCGCCGCGGCCGGCACCGCGGCGCTGCTCGCCGCCGGCACCGCCGCGGTGCTGTGGCGCCGCCGACGGGCCACGACGTAGGCCCGTCGGCGGATCGCGAAGGAGACAGGCGGACACCAGCACCCCCGGAAAGGTCCAAGAGCCGTGAACAGGCCCGACAAGGGCCCGTGTCAGTGCTGTTGGACCTTCTGCGGTGTCGCCTCAGTCGGCCGTACGACGACGTATCCCTCGCCCTGGAGCATCAACTGCACGGCCTCGCCGGAGCCACCGCGGATCATCGAGCCTATGGACTGCGAACGGTGCAGTGAGGTCTGGAGGTTGGCCGTCCAGCCGACGATCGCGTCCGTGTCGACGTACACCGGCCACTGCGGCGAGACGGGGATGACCAGCGGGTTGCCCTCGCAGACGAGACCGAGCCTGCCGTGTCCGGTGAAGACGCTGTTGAACAGCCCGCCACCCGTGATGCCCGCGCCCTTCACCGTCTTGATCTCGTACTTCAGTGAGGCGTCGAAGCACAGTACGTTGCGGCCGTTGACGGTGAAGACGTCACCGGGGTCGATGTCGACGATGAAGCAGTTCTGCGCCTCGTGCGCGAACCAGGCCTCCCCCTGCCCGCGCACCGCCATGAGCGCCAACCCCTCGCCCGTGACCGCCCGTTTGAGCATGCCGCCGACGCCCTGGCCCTTGCGCTCGAACTGCAGACTGCCCCGGTAGGCGATCATCGCGCCCTGCCGGGCGAGCATCTCGCCGTTGACGGCGTACTTGATCGACTTGGCGTTCTCGACACTCATGCCCGCCGCAGTGGCCGGCTGCACCATGTACTCGCTGGAAAACAGATCACCCTTCATGCGGGCATCCTGTCCCGGAGGCGCGGGTTCCACCATCCAGCGACGGGATGAAAGGCGACAACGAAGGTATATGTCCGCGGAACGAAAGGCGGGGCGGCCGACGCCCGCTCGCGTCGGCCGCCCCTGCGGGGGCCTTTCGGCCCCACCCTGTGGGGGGTGGTTCGTCAGTCGTCGATCAGCCGCCGTCCGCCTGGGTCAGCAGTCGTCCGACGGCCGCTCGACGGTCAGAAGGTCAGCTTCCAGCTGTTGATCGTGCCGGTGTCCGCCGAGGCCACGTCCTGCACGCGCAGCTTCCAGGTGCCGTTGGCGGTCTCGCTGGACGCGTCCACGGTGTAGGTCGTGTTGACGTTGTCGGCCGAGTCCGAGCCCGAGGACTTCAGCCGGTACGCCGTGCCGTCCGGGGCGACCAGGTCGATCACCAGGTCACCGCGGTAGGTGTGGGTGATGTCGACGCCGACCTGGAGGGCCGAGGGCGCGTTGCCGGTGCGGCCGGTCACCGCGATCGAGGACTCGACGGCCGAGCCGGCGTCCGGGATGGAGACGGCCGTGGTGCTGGTGAAGGTGGTGCCCCCCGTGGAGCCTCCGGACCCGCTTACCGCCTGCACCGTCTTGGCCGCGTCCGCGAGACCCGCTCCACAGCCGCCCGAGCAGGCACCGGGCAGAGCACGCGAGTTGGTCTTGATCGCGGACTCGATCTGGGCCGGGGTCAGCGTGGAGTTCGCCGACTTGGCGAGCGCGGCGAGACCCGCGATGTGCGGGGCGGCCATGCTGGTGCCCTGGTAGTAGGCGTACGACTCCGAACCGGGGCCCTGCGTACCGGAGTTCAGCGTGGACAGGATGCCGTTGGCGGTGCCGGTGCTGGTCTGGCCGCCGGGTGCCGCGATGTCGACGACCGAGCCGTAGTTGGAGTAACTCGCCTTGGCACCCGCGCGGTTGAGGGCGGCGACCGAGATCACGTTGCCGCAGCTGGCCGGCGAGTAGTTGGCCGCGTTGGCGTTGCTGTTGCCCGCCGCGACGACGACCGTGGTGCCCCGGCCGACCGCGTTGTTGATGGCGGTCTGGGTGGCCGTGGTGCAGGCACCGCCGCCGCCCAGGCTCATGTTGATGACCTTGGCGACGTTGGTGTTGGCCGGGACGCCGGAGACCGTACCGCCGGACGCCCAGGTGATGGCGTCGATGATGTCGGAGTCGTAGCCGCCGCACTTGCCGAGGACGCGCAGCGGGGAGATCTTCGCGTTGTACGCGATGCCCGCGACGCCCTTGCTGTTGTTGGTGACGGCCGCGATGGTGCCCGCCACGTGGGTGCCGTGCCAGGAGGAGGAGCTGCCCGTGGTCTGCTCGCACTCGCCGGCGGCGTACCAGTCGCCCGGGTCGGCCGGGTTGCTGTCGCGCCCGTTGCCGTCGACCGAGACCGCGGTGTCGGAGATGAAGTCGTAGCCCGCGACGATGTTGGCGGCGAGGTCGGAGTGGGTGACGTAACCGGTGTCGATGACGGCGACGGTCACGCCACTGCCGGTCGCGGTGTCCCAGGCGCCGGGCACGCGCATGCCCGCGGTGGTCTCGAAGAGGTCCCACTGCTTGCTGTACTCGGTGTCGTTCGGGTCGGCCTGCGGCTTGTTGAGGCGGTCCGGCACGACGTACGCGACCTGCGGGTCGGCCTGGTACTCGGCGACGACGTCGGCGACATCGGCCTTGCTCAGCTGCTCGCCGAGGTCGACCAGCGCGGCACCGGTGCCGAGGCGGCGCTGGAAGTCCAGGCTCTCGCCGGCCTCCTTGCCCTTGGCCTCGGCGTCGGCGGAGGCGGCCTTGTTCGACCTGGCCTCGGTGGCGCCCGACTTGTAGCCGACGATCAGTCGCTCGGCGGGGGCGGCCACGGCAGCGGCGGCGGTCTTCGCGGCCTGCTCGGCGGGGACCTTGGCGGTGGCGGGACCGGCCAGCGCGAGGGACGTGGCGGTCCCGGCCAGGAGTGTCGCGGAGATCGCGGCGACGGATATCAGCTTCCGTCTCGCGGGTCGAGGAGTACGCAAGTGAGTGCCTTTCGTGGCCGGCTCCGGGCAGCGCGGAACAGGCGGTGCGATGCGGTGCATGCGGTGCCGTGCGGTGCGGAGCAGCGGTTCGATTCGCTTCGTCGTCGAAGCGGCGGGGGGTGCAATCGAGAAGGCGCGAGGCCGGCCGTGCGCGAGCCTCCAGTCAGGGGTTACCTGTGGTTCGGCTGTGGTCGAACAATAGGCGGAGCCCTTATCCCGCGGATACGGGGAAAACCCTCGATCCATGGCCGAGAACCCCCTACGGGGACCGCCCAGTTGGCGAGAAAGCACCCTTTCCGGACGTTCAGTCCTGTCTCGCCGGCAAGGGATGCGGGCGAGGCGGGAGGGGCTGCCGCCGGGCAAGAAGTTAGGTTAGCCTTACTTTCCTCTCCCTGGTCTCCCGTTGCGATGTCTCCCGCCGAAGGAGTCGCCCATGCATGCCCCGCGCCCCGCCGCCCCTGCGCCCGCGCCCGTCCGCGCGCTCTCCCGTCGCGGGGCCCTCACCGCGGTGGGAGCCCTCGGCCTGGGCGGTCTGCTCACGGCGTGCGGCAGCGACGGAGACAAGGACAGTGACGGCGGCAACGCCACCAACCCGTCCACCGGCGGGGGAACATGGCGTTTCAAGGACGACCGCGGGACGACGGCCGAAGCGGACCGGACGCCGAAGCGCCTGGTCGCCTTCGTCGGCGCGGCCGCCGCGCTGCACGACCTCGGCATCGAGTGCACGGGCGTCTTCGGCCCGACGAAGCTGGCGAACGGCAAGCCCGACCCCCGGGCCGGCGGCATCGACGTGGACAAGGTGACGATCCTCGGCAACACCTATCCCCAGTTCAACGTCGAGCGGTACGCCGGACTGCGGCCCGACCTGCTGATCGCCCAGATGACCGAGCCGCCGGCGCTCTGGTACGTCCCCGAGGAGTCGGCCGAGAAGATCGAGTCGCTCGCCCCCAGCGTCGGCATCCTCACCGCGAAGAGCTCGCTCACCCATGTGATCGGCCGCTTCGCCGACCTCGCGAAGTCACTCGGCGCGGACCTGACGGCCGATCCGGTCACCTCCGCGGAGGAGCACTTCAAGTCGGCCTCTGCCACCTTGCGCCGAGCGGCCGGAGAGGCCCGCGCGAAGGGCCGTGGTGGCCTGAAGGTCATGGTGGTCTCCGCCTCGGCCGACATCCTGTACGTCGCAGCCCCGGACGCCTTCACGGACCTGCGCTACTACGAGTCGCTCGGTGTCGAGTTCGTGACGCCCTCGAAGACGGGCTCGGGCGGCTTCTGGCAGGAACTCGGCTGGGAGAACGCCGACATGTACGAGGCCGACCTGATCCTCGTCGACAACCGCGTCGGCAACCTCCAGCCGGCCGACCTCAAGAAGACCAAGCCGACCTGGGCCCGACTGCCCGCCGTACGGGCGGACCGGACGTTCCCGTGGGCCGTCGAGGAGCGGTACAGCCACGCCGGGTACGCGCCACGCATCGAGCAACTGGCGGCGGCGCTACGGCAGTCGGAGCCCCTGACCCCGTAGCCGCCGCTCCACGGGCGGTGCTCCGCTGTCGCCGGGCTCAGCCGCCGTCAAGCCCGGTCGCCGGGCTCAGCTGTCGACCGTCTCGGGCACCGTCAGGCCGTCGTCCGTGGCCGCGAGGAACTGTGTGGCGGCGAGCTCGGCGTACAGCGGGTCGCCGGCCACGAGTTCGCGATGGGTGCCGACCGCCCGTACCTGCCCCGCGTCCATGACGACGATCCGGTCGGCC contains:
- a CDS encoding S8 family peptidase, translating into MRTPRPARRKLISVAAISATLLAGTATSLALAGPATAKVPAEQAAKTAAAAVAAPAERLIVGYKSGATEARSNKAASADAEAKGKEAGESLDFQRRLGTGAALVDLGEQLSKADVADVVAEYQADPQVAYVVPDRLNKPQADPNDTEYSKQWDLFETTAGMRVPGAWDTATGSGVTVAVIDTGYVTHSDLAANIVAGYDFISDTAVSVDGNGRDSNPADPGDWYAAGECEQTTGSSSSWHGTHVAGTIAAVTNNSKGVAGIAYNAKISPLRVLGKCGGYDSDIIDAITWASGGTVSGVPANTNVAKVINMSLGGGGACTTATQTAINNAVGRGTTVVVAAGNSNANAANYSPASCGNVISVAALNRAGAKASYSNYGSVVDIAAPGGQTSTGTANGILSTLNSGTQGPGSESYAYYQGTSMAAPHIAGLAALAKSANSTLTPAQIESAIKTNSRALPGACSGGCGAGLADAAKTVQAVSGSGGSTGGTTFTSTTAVSIPDAGSAVESSIAVTGRTGNAPSALQVGVDITHTYRGDLVIDLVAPDGTAYRLKSSGSDSADNVNTTYTVDASSETANGTWKLRVQDVASADTGTINSWKLTF
- a CDS encoding ABC transporter substrate-binding protein; amino-acid sequence: MHAPRPAAPAPAPVRALSRRGALTAVGALGLGGLLTACGSDGDKDSDGGNATNPSTGGGTWRFKDDRGTTAEADRTPKRLVAFVGAAAALHDLGIECTGVFGPTKLANGKPDPRAGGIDVDKVTILGNTYPQFNVERYAGLRPDLLIAQMTEPPALWYVPEESAEKIESLAPSVGILTAKSSLTHVIGRFADLAKSLGADLTADPVTSAEEHFKSASATLRRAAGEARAKGRGGLKVMVVSASADILYVAAPDAFTDLRYYESLGVEFVTPSKTGSGGFWQELGWENADMYEADLILVDNRVGNLQPADLKKTKPTWARLPAVRADRTFPWAVEERYSHAGYAPRIEQLAAALRQSEPLTP
- a CDS encoding LPXTG cell wall anchor domain-containing protein, translating into MLRPRAAGALVGITAVVLTAVVVSTPAVGADDQPGTKGYEQTARLTTVGKPLDLLVHPESGKLYVGSDAVAGTTGGSLAGVYVVDPASGNVLNWVKTSPGSTGAPAQLPGKRLVGPLPGDGVHYLVGLRGIAAVKDGDAAGRGGWLTGTTITQAKAGAKAGTVVVVRGTKLEEVTVGETSVTVERSLTLPAAGGPLAVDTAAGQIWVTDNTDSLLLRVGSADFTPDGKEIPLAAGAAVSFLEWDTEHGVLWAGRGTVLEAYDIATGKLAASFDAKPGDTIADVAVDPHSDRAFAVWQDWGNPPEEGDGVGQLAVYDTATLKDLDMGAELPGVNGQLGSSSVAVTPGGDSVFVASPSEASLTVFRAPVPPPPSESPSPSDPGSPSPSDPASPSPSDGTSEPSPGDSGPDADPTGSGTIVPVDGPTADGDSAGGTGSGGARTTTGGGSLDTTGDGSLASTGTDVLLPAAAGTAALLAAGTAAVLWRRRRATT
- a CDS encoding ABC transporter substrate-binding protein is translated as MPTRRARFRTGKPTVAAIALVMTLAACGGDSDDSDSSNAGGNGLERSSITVAALPLADDAPLYIAQDRGLFKKEGLDVRIQPVQQSIQALPALSKGQVDVIASANYVTFLQAHEKGTLDLRILAEGARGAPHMMDVLVPQDSDIRSVADLKGKKVAVNILNNIQSLTLNAILDQQGAGRPEYRQIAFPQMGPALEKGQVDAVHAAEPFNSAIQNDLNARVLVDGGSAPVESIPISGYVTTRGYASENPRTAAAFKRAIAAAAEIATQDQSAVREELPKYAKVTADQAESLRLPAYPATTDVTQLRRLTELMKKQGLLKKAIDPGTLLVK
- a CDS encoding AIM24 family protein; amino-acid sequence: MKGDLFSSEYMVQPATAAGMSVENAKSIKYAVNGEMLARQGAMIAYRGSLQFERKGQGVGGMLKRAVTGEGLALMAVRGQGEAWFAHEAQNCFIVDIDPGDVFTVNGRNVLCFDASLKYEIKTVKGAGITGGGLFNSVFTGHGRLGLVCEGNPLVIPVSPQWPVYVDTDAIVGWTANLQTSLHRSQSIGSMIRGGSGEAVQLMLQGEGYVVVRPTEATPQKVQQH